The following are encoded in a window of Megachile rotundata isolate GNS110a chromosome 2, iyMegRotu1, whole genome shotgun sequence genomic DNA:
- the vvl gene encoding ventral veins lacking, with the protein MAATTYMPISSAVSSELDGGSGTAIGMNIAVGGYSSGSPRSAADAGEMKYITTPQHHHHHHHHHQVTSSPSPNGLSHPSANLSSANPWVSLQPSSDHWAASMGMHHTSHHPHHHPHQANAGLDVKPLAAAAAATAAAAAAAANDQSMHPHRGGPHQSPGMGSPHSWHAPVVPSAHYNPSGGAASPTTLQQYHAAMNGMLHPHPHQHHPQLHNHQTGLHPNLRDPGSPVGHSLHPGHAHDRDHSAGEEDTPTSDDLEAFAKQFKQRRIKLGFTQADVGLALGTLYGNVFSQTTICRFEALQLSFKNMCKLKPLLQKWLEEADSTTGSPTSIDKIAAQGRKRKKRTSIEVSVKGALEQHFHKQPKPSAQEITTLADSLQLEKEVVRVWFCNRRQKEKRMTPPNTLGEGIMEGMPPGHQGQAGLHQGYHPQDHLHGSPMGHSHSPPMLSPQSITAHSLTAH; encoded by the coding sequence ATGGCCGCTACCACGTACATGCCGATTAGTAGCGCAGTGTCGTCCGAGCTGGATGGTGGTTCGGGTACCGCGATCGGGATGAACATCGCCGTGGGTGGCTACTCCTCGGGCTCGCCTCGCAGCGCCGCCGACGCCGGGGAGATGAAGTACATAACGACGCCTCAGCATCATcatcaccatcatcatcatcaccaGGTGACGTCGTCGCCATCGCCGAACGGGTTGTCGCACCCGTCGGCCAACCTCTCGTCGGCGAACCCCTGGGTGAGCCTGCAACCGAGCAGCGACCACTGGGCGGCCTCGATGGGCATGCACCATACCAGCCATCATCCGCACCATCATCCGCACCAGGCGAACGCCGGGCTGGACGTGAAGCCGCTCGCGGCCGCGGCCGCGGCGACGGCTGCAGCGGCCGCGGCGGCGGCCAACGACCAGTCGATGCATCCGCACCGCGGAGGTCCTCACCAATCTCCGGGAATGGGCTCGCCGCATTCCTGGCACGCGCCCGTCGTCCCGTCGGCTCACTATAATCCGAGCGGTGGCGCGGCCTCGCCCACCACCCTTCAACAGTATCATGCCGCGATGAACGGCATGCTGCACCCGCATCCCCATCAACATCATCCGCAGTTGCACAACCACCAGACCGGGTTGCATCCGAATCTGAGGGATCCCGGCTCGCCGGTCGGCCACTCGTTGCACCCTGGCCACGCGCACGACAGGGATCACAGCGCCGGCGAAGAGGACACGCCGACCTCCGACGATCTCGAGGCGTTCGCCAAGCAGTTCAAGCAACGGCGCATCAAGCTGGGATTCACCCAGGCGGACGTCGGTCTCGCGCTCGGTACTCTCTACGGCAACGTCTTCTCGCAGACGACGATATGCAGGTTCGAGGCTCTTCAGTTGAGCTTCAAGAACATGTGCAAGTTGAAGCCGCTGCTGCAGAAGTGGCTCGAGGAGGCGGACTCGACGACCGGCTCGCCGACGAGCATCGACAAGATCGCCGCGCAGGGCAGGAAACGAAAGAAGCGGACCTCGATCGAGGTATCGGTCAAGGGCGCCCTCGAGCAACATTTTCACAAACAGCCGAAACCCTCCGCCCAGGAGATCACCACGTTGGCGGATAGCCTGCAGCTGGAGAAAGAGGTGGTCAGGGTGTGGTTCTGTAACCGGCGGCAAAAGGAGAAGAGGATGACGCCGCCGAACACGCTCGGCGAGGGTATCATGGAGGGTATGCCGCCCGGACATCAGGGACAGGCAGGCCTTCACCAGGGTTACCATCCGCAGGATCACCTCCACGGCTCGCCCATGGGCCACAGCCACAGTCCACCGATGCTCAGTCCTCAGAGCATCACGGCTCACTCGTTGACGGCTCACTAG